TGCCTAACCcccacgtttattagcacaacggacggacaagtcgcaagaattttgatcactGTAGATTTGGCATCGGAATTGTATTTAGTTTCATAACAATTTGAGTCTGACCTatctcttttaataatatttttttgatgaaacgacaataactaaaaaaaagccGTAAAACGCTATATATTTATCCcactaaaattttatttatttctggtggaataaattactaattTCAGATATTTCGATTTTAATAGTCATTTTTATGGTTTCTTTGGAGTATGTTCtgttttttcacaaaaattttAACAGCTGTACCTACGAGTTTTAATGTTTGAGAGCTATTAAAAATTTTGGGACCCCGATTTCTTCTTTGCACCGGTATGTCTCGGGTCGGGTCGGGTCGAGGTGTACGTATGGAGCtacatcaaaaatacaaactaaaacatagatgcacagaaaaaccagaaaaagagaccagcgctatgggaatcgcacccaggtcctcagcactACGTGCTGCGTGCTACACCTCTAcacctacaccaccactggacaggagtacagacacaaatttctcctatgcaccacatatctcagcttgtttgttttcttatttagtcacttaagcagctaCATTAACTAAAGTAGTTAATTAGCTACATTAGCATTCGGATGGCTACCATACACCGTAGGTTCTCGTACGTTTAAATCCCACACGAAAACTAATTCCAAGATGGCGGCTCATCAGTATCGTCTGTTGATATTACGCTGTGTTCGTCAGGTCAACATGTgccattacatttttaatttgtaaaagaGTCTCATGTCTTTCCATCATAATTGACCCATTTGTTTGATTTGCCGCACATGGGTGctaactaaatttaaattcgCTGAAACGTGTTAATAATATCCAATTGTAGTGATTAACAGTTTGAAACTGCAGCCAAGCAATTATCGGCTTAAGTAGTCGTAGTTTAGTTTCTATTTACAATTACATTTGGATGGTATTGTATGGACAATACCATATATACCTCTGGAGGTACTCGTACCATTTCAAACAATTCAGGACGTGTTTTGGTTCTAAACAGTCTCTTTTAATTATGATGCAATGAATGCTATAGTGTGCCGTGACAAGCGTTAGTGTTAGTTCAagtatttaatgaaaataaacccGGATTACTCACACCATAAATATTAACGTCTTAACTTAGGTAGTTTAGGTAGGTAGGGTAAAGGCACCAGAAGTCAGCCTTTTAACGGAAATTTCAAGTTTGAACCTTTGTTATTTCTACAGGGTAGGGCAGACAATAAAATGTACTACCCAGTTTGGTTCATTATTTACTtgtgttttaaaacaaacaatgaattaacaaaaaaacttctttcataattttatatttcgttTTAAACACAAAATAGCACTTATTCCCAGTAATCAGCCACTAAAATCTAATAATCAGCCTCTGTGTACCCAGTAATCAGCCTAGCCACTTATTAATTAAAGCGACCTCAAAATTGTGTACCTAATTATGTACCTGTTGTTGAAAAGTGGGCTATTACCAAGCGTCGGTAAACTTATATCCAAGACAATATCCATTACCATTACCTACGTTTTCACAATTTGTCTTAATTTGTAAGTCCATTGAGGCCTCTGATGCAGCAGCATATGTAATTAGGGGCAACCTCTTTGCCTCAAACTCGACTTTTGACGATGAAGGCGCCACGCCTCCTACTATCCCGAGGAGTGAACACTCCATGCCAGAAATTCGCTTTTCCCAGCGGGTAGTACGGCGGGAGCTGCTTTCTTTGGATGTTAATAAGTCGAGTGGGCCGGATGGCATACCAGCATTGGTGTTAAAACGGTGTGCTCCTGAGCTGTGTCCTATATTAACGCGCCTTTTCGAGCTTTCCTATACTGAAAGAAGAGTTCCGTCCTCGTGGAAGACTGCGAATGTGCACCCTGTGCCAAAAACAGGCGACAGATCGGACCCGGCAAATAACAGGCTAATTGCCATAACTTCCCTTCTCTCCAAGCTGATGGAACCTGTCATTAACACCCAGCTCCTCGGGTACCTAGAGGATCGCGATTTCATTAGCGATCGCCAGTACAGTACGGTTTTCGAGGCGGTCGCTCGGCTGGCGATCTTCTGGTGTATCTGATTCATCGTTGGGCACAAGCCATTGAGAGTCAAGGTGAGGCATTGGCTGTAAGCCTAGATATGACAAAGGTGTTTGACCCGGTCTGGCACCGTGGTCTTCTTTCGAAGCTACCATCTTACGAAGGATCGCCAGCTTTTTGTCTGGCAGATGCATAAGAGCCGTCGTTGACGTTAGTTGCTCCAGTGACACGTGCATAAATGCTGGCGTTCCACAAGGTTCTTTGCTATTCCCGACGCTGTTTCTGATGCATATCAATGATATGCTGTCAATCGATGGCGTTCATTGTTATGCGGATGATAGTACCGGAGACGCGTATTACACGGGGAGAACAAACATCCCTCGTTCCGTAGTGGAGGAGGGTCGGAGTAAACTTGTGTCTGAAATTAAGAGCACTCTAGCCAAAGTCTCTGATTGGGGACGAGTTAATTTAGTCCGCTTTAACCCCACGAAGACACAAGTTTGCGCATTCACCGCTAAGAAAACCCCCTTCGCTGTAACTCCGCAGTTTCAGAACACAGCTCTGGACTTGGCTCAAAGTATTGAGATCCTTGGTGTTGATACCTCAAGCGATGTGCAGTACCGCAGTCATCTGGATAGCAAAGCAAAGCTGGCGTCTAAGAAACTCGGTGTGCTCAATAGGGCGAAGCGCTACTTCACCCCGAGGCAAAGGCTGCTGCTCTATAAAGTGCAAAACAGGCCCCACATGGAGTACTGCTCTCACCTATGGGCGGGCGCACCAGGATACCAGCTAAGTCCACTTGACTCGGTACAGAAACGCGCAGTTAAGATTGTCGACGATCCCAAACTTACAGGCGGTTTAGAGCCGTTGAGTTTCAGGAGAGACTTCGCCTCTCTCTGCGTGTTCTACCGCCTTTATAACGGACTGTGTTCTGAAGAAGTTTTTGACATGATGCCTTCAGCAACTTTCTACCATCGCACCGCTCGCCATAGACAGGGAGTTCATCCCCACATTTTGGAGTCACAACGGTCGCGTACCGTTCGGTTCAAAAGGTGTTTTCTACATAGAACACTTAGATTGTGGAATGAACTTCCTGTCGTGGTTTTCCCAGCGAGTTAAAAAGGTTTATGCAGGGTCGGCAACGTGCGAGTGATACTTCGGTTGTTGCAAGCGTTCCTAGGCGGCAGTAATTGCTTAACATCAGGCAGGCCGCATGCCTGTTTTCCACCAACGTGgtataaacgaaaaaaaaaggaacGGCTGAACACTGGCGCCACAAAAACCTAGTAGTCagccatataaaaaaatattttgaaatacggCCGACTACTGGGTTTTTCTCAAAATTGTGTAGGGAACGTTAAATTCcatttgaatatttaaatttaacggtTTTAATGGGCTACTCTTGTTAAGATATGAGAAATATGTGTTTTACCCAGAAGTCAGCCCCAGCAGGCTGAGCATTGGatgtcgtataaaaaaatagtatccaGTATCCAGCCTCctaaatttttatgtaaatcAGCGATAATTTAGTTCAAtattgatgaaatttaataGATAAACTAGTAATTAACACACACATGCAGAAAATCAGTCACTTTTAACGTAATGACATAACTTTTCTTACCTTTTTCGTAAACACTATTTGCTGTTGAAAAAATGGCGGACATGGCACTACCACTCAAGTCGACTGACAGTACTTGTTTAAATGAGTTTGATTCTACCCGTTGCCCACTTACCGCACCAATCACGTGATGCACTGACGAATGAGGAATCAAAGCATCTTTTCAACcactcgtgattggttaaatcgAAAAATATCGCTATTTATGAGCAAATAAAGACGCAAAAGGCTGACTACAGGATCCTGGCTGGGCACTGGTGCCTTTACCCTATAACTAATTCTTCATTTGTTCGGTAACAATTTAGATACTTCCAGTTTACGAAAATTGACccctttttttatttcctttatcAATACTACAAAGAACTATGTAAAagttaagtacagtcagctgcagagaaaccccccccccccccccgctaTGCCGGTAGTAACCACGCTAGGTCGTACCTTTTCTGTCTGAGTGTACACTAAACTCACTGAATACAATTTCTCGCCGCGTAATACTCTACCAAtgataattaggtacctacatcttCAAAAGTAACACGCCATTTTATGTCAGTCCTTACAACTTTAGTCACATTTTCTTTCATACATATTCATCACGCTTAATACGATTCGTCATCCCGTTTAATCGCCATCTGTTTAATCGAAAATCTTATTAAAGATGTGAATAACGCTCAAAAAGAGGCCTTTAGTGATGACGATGAAGAtaaaagataattttaaaaatcagaATCTCCCTAATAGAAAACcgtaaattaaatacctacaaagtaaaaattctcAAGTTAAATATCgatacattttataaataatacaaatttaaCTTCTATTTCTTCTACTTTAGCTCCTTTGATATTTTAAAGCATCAACAAAATCAGTAATGAGCATAGTTCGCTTCTGGCACATTAATAGTGACAAAAATACCCTGGATATTTTCAGAATCTGACACATCAGCAAAATGGGTAAAGTAGCAACCGCAGACGCCCTCCGGTTCATGACAGAGTGCCTCAAGGCGGTGGGAACAGCTGCGAAGGCAGCAGAACAGCAGGCCGAGTTGCTGCTGCAGGCAGACAAGCTGGGACACCCCAGTCATGGGATGAACAGGCTGGGTGAGGAACGTGTTGTAATTGCTACCACCCTTGATGTGACGGCCACGACCACTCTGCCAAGAGTGTgacgacgaagaagaagaaataAGTATAGTGTTAATTGAATGTGGGTTGCATAGACGTAGATCataaggccgcgggtgagcaGAGTAATTGTTTGTGTCATtggtatggacctccgcaaagtaacacctgattagTAACATGAAGTAAGTAAGGAGATAGCACGATCAGGCATGGGGAGCGACTAATTCCAATCATTCGCTTCCAATCATGCTATTAATTCCAATCATACGCTCAATACTTACTTACGCTTTGCTTTATCTTTTATAATACGGACTGCTTAGAACAGACCGTTGACAGACACAGATGTTGAATTTGAATCATCACCCGATGTTTTTCAATTTACAAGACTACAAAActagaagagatccctttatgggataagttcgcctttctACATCTGttttttgttatgtattttatgtacaataaagagttacacaGTTATGTGCATATACATATATGCACATACATTTACTCAAGTTATATTTCTTCCAAAAATCACAACTTCTCTTTGTCTTCCAGAGTACTACGTAAACGACATTATGAAAGGAGCCTGCCAGCCCAACAACCAGCCGAAGATCCTCAAAGAGAGTGCCTCCACTGCCTGGGTGGACGCAGACAACGTTTTGGGAGCCACAGCCAGCCATTTCGCTATGGACATCGCTATCAAAAAGGCCAAGGAAACTGGGATCGGATGGGTCACTGTTAAAGGTGAGATTGAGATGAAAGATGGTACATTATGGCCTAAATACTGACATCCAGGCGGGATACATATGTTAGTAGGTATTCCATTGGTACTTGGTACGCACGAAGCGGTTCGCTTCATCTTTTATAATGCGAAATACTAAGGAGTGGAATTCGCTCCCATTGTCTAAATGTccagataaatacaatctagaaATAAACCAGTAAAATACTCCTTCGGCCTCATCTGCaattttcatcaggtgagataggggttaatatcagttttatgtaaaaaaaataggaaattattttaaaggtttccttaggtacagtcgaatacaaatacacatatacagccatagcgtcaaaatatgcaTGCATCGACCTTatatttagtggcataaaggtgtatagatatttttgacgtcttggtaacgtatatatactcgtatttatgcccttgacccGAACTGGGTACCTACGTAAACGACCACtacaaacttaaaactaaactaattaaacttaaactaaattattgttttacttttaatgcTTAGGAAACAACACTGTGGTCGTGGTGAGTTGATTATCGCGAGTCACGATTTAATTATCggtaaaaagataaaaatacagtattaggtaggtacttaccaaaaGTAACAGCCAATTTAACTGTAAATATCAGGTAAATGTGACATCTTCATAATTCAGTTGTTTTTAACTTAAATATGGTCACGAATGGGCTGTTAAAATCTATCGCAATGCTCACGTGTATTGTATAATCGCTAAAGAATATTCAGGCCTAATTTTATCTTTCAGGGTCGAACCACAACGGAATGGCAGGATTCTGGGCGAAGAAAGCTTCAGACAAGGGTCTCATTGGCATGGCGTTCACCAACACCTCACCGTTACTGGCGCCCACGAGGAGTAAAAAAGTAAATCACCTCAAATAAATAATGTCCATTACGATACTATTTTCTTATAAGAAAATAGCGTCGTATAAataacatccgcagacttcttttgtctggcctgtgggcgaacatgtcgctctcgcatcggtctggtcagccaccaaagacgttgtgcacaggcatcacacgccaaaattcgtctggaacagactcgtaggcctgatgatgatgatagttaaaAATTAGGCACAGCCGTATTGTAGTCTAGTAGTAGACTtaatatggcctctcaagcagagaattgTAGTGTTTTACCAGGTTGAAGGTAGTATGGGCTCGCAACGCAACAATTTGCATTGTTAGTTCCATGGCATCGCGGTTGTGTGTGAGGTCGTGCACACACCTGCAAAACAGGTCAACGTAAGGGCGTCGCCAGCCGATGCTCAAGGGGGGGGGCTACTAGGAGTATAGAGGATAGGAAAAGTATGTACCTACCACGTACCTACAGTCGAAagcttatgaaaaaaaaaacagggacgtgccaaaaaataaaatataactatcAAGTCGTGTCAGCCTTATGACCATGGGTAattttaaatatgttatttttgttttatttggccGAAAACATTGTGAGCCTgtagttgttttgtttataaactttatttgaTTTGTGTTTCCAGGCAGCGCTTGGCACCAACCCGATATCGGTAGTGGCACCGGGGTCAAATGGAGAGACCTTGTACGTTGATATGGCTACAACTGCTGTTTCAGTTGGGAAGGTAGGGTTTTCTTCTCATTATATTACAGTGTTTTTGTTCTCTATAAAGAAACTTTATGCGTGCAGGATCAAGGCTCAGTTTGGTAACGTTAAAATTTAAGGGTTTGCCAGGCTTAAACTAAGTTTGACGACTAAATCTAGATCCTTATTCCAGAAAATAACCACTGGAAATACCTAATTGTTAATGTTATTGTTAACTAACATTCGTTTGTCTTTGTCTTTCACTTTGGCATTTTCACATTTGGACGCGgacaaaatatacattttacaaaaaacaaaaaactatagCTTAACTAAAAATTCATATGTCTGCAGATCGAAATACAGCGCCGCAAAGGCGAGCCCCTCCCAAATGGGTGGGCGCAGGATCCAGACGG
This portion of the Choristoneura fumiferana chromosome 14, NRCan_CFum_1, whole genome shotgun sequence genome encodes:
- the LOC141434811 gene encoding uncharacterized oxidoreductase YjmC codes for the protein MGKVATADALRFMTECLKAVGTAAKAAEQQAELLLQADKLGHPSHGMNRLEYYVNDIMKGACQPNNQPKILKESASTAWVDADNVLGATASHFAMDIAIKKAKETGIGWVTVKGSNHNGMAGFWAKKASDKGLIGMAFTNTSPLLAPTRSKKAALGTNPISVVAPGSNGETLYVDMATTAVSVGKIEIQRRKGEPLPNGWAQDPDGNNTTDAELAFKTGCLMPLGGAEHTSGYKGYGLAAMVELFCGISSGSKYGHHIRSWSHSGDGGPADLGHCFMALDPECFAPGFGDRLAESMQHWRQLEPADPSLPVLAPGDKEWEAERQSEESGTVSYVKQQLEASAALAQKLKVTPMTVL